In the Paenibacillus sp. FSL R7-0337 genome, CTTGTCTTTCCAGGCTCCAATTGTGACATTGACTGCTACAAGGCAGTAGAAGACAGCCTCGGCGAACCAGTAGATTATGTATGGCATACAGCGACAGACCTGTCGGCGTATGACTGCATCCTCGTGCCAGGCGGCTTCTCTTATGGTGACTATCTGCGCTGCGGCGCAATCTCCCGGTTCGCTCCGGTAATGGCTGAAGTGGCTAAGGCGGCAGAGCAAGGCAAATTCGTGCTTGGCATCTGCAACGGGTTCCAGATTCTGACTGAAGCGGGTCTCCTGCCGGGCGCGCTGCGCCGCAACATGTCGATGAAGTTCCGTTGTCATGACACGGTGCTTAAGGTCATTAATAACACAACCCCGTTTACTATTGACTATGCGAAGGATGAAGAGATCGTCATCCCTATCGCGCATGGCGAAGGCAATTACTATTGTGATGAAGAGACGCTCGCAGAGCTTCAAGCGAATAACCAGATCGTATTCACCTACAGTGACAACCCGAACGGTTCGGTGGCCGATATTGCCGGAGTCAGTAATAGGGCGGGCAATGTAGTCGGCATGATGCCTCACCCGGAGCGTGCAGCGAATAGCCTGCTGGGATCGGAAGACGGCAAACGGATGTTCACATCCATTCTCAAGACATGGAGGGATCGTTATGACGCAGCAAGTATCCGCTAAGGAGCCGACCGCAGAGCAGATCGCGGAGCAGAAAATCTACAGTCAGTTCGGTGTATCAGACAGCGAATATGAGCTCATTACCTCCTTCATGGGACGTAAGCCCAACTATACAGAAATCGGTGTGTTCAGCGTCATGTGGTCTGAGCACTGTGCATATAAGAACTCCAAGCCGCTGCTGAGCCGTTTCCCGACAAGCGGACCGAAGGTGCTGATGGGACCGGGTGAAGGCGCGGGCATCGTGGACATCGGTGATAACCAGGCCGTTGTCTTCAAAATCGAAAGCCACAACCATCCGTCGGCGGTAGAGCCTTATCAGGGCGCGGCGACCGGGGTGGGCGGGATTATCCGCGATATTTTCTCCATGGGAGCAAGACCGGTGGCCTTGCTGAACTCCTTGCGCTTCGGGAAGCTGGAAAGTGACCGGGTTAAATACCTGTTCGAGCATGTCGTGTCCGGGATTGCAGGCTACGGCAACTGTATCGGCATCCCTACTGTCGGCGGGGAAATTATGTTCGACAACAGCTATGACGGGAATCCGCTGGTGAACGCGATGTGTGTCGGTCTGATTGATCATGACAAAATCCAGCGCGGCGTTGCCAAAGGGGTGGGCAACCCTGTCTTCTACGTAGGTCCGCCTACTGGCCGTGACGGGATTCACGGTGCGACCTTTGCCTCTGTGGAACTGAGCGAAGAATCCGAAGCTAAGAAGACAGCGGTTCAGGTCGGCGATCCGTTCATGGAGAAGCTGGTAATGGAATCCTGCCTGGAGCTGATCGACAGCGGCATCGTCCTCGGCATTCAGGATATGGGCGCAGCCGGACTGACCTGCTCCAGCGCGGAAATGGCGAGCAAGGCAGGCAACGGTCTGGAGCTCTATCTGGATCAGGTGCCGCAGCGTGAAGACGGGATGACCCCGTATGAGATGATGCTCTCGGAATCCCAGGAGCGGATGCTGTTCGTGGTGGAGCCTAAGGATGAGGCTCAGGCCCAGGAAATCTTCGATCGTTGGGGCGTCATCTGCCGCAAGGTGGGTAAGGTGACCGATGACGGCCGCCTGAAGCTGTTCCATCACGGTGAAGTAGTAGGCGATATGCCGGTGAAGGCGCTGGTGGATGAATGCCCTATTTATAACAAACCATCGGCAGTTCCTGCTTATTATGAGGAGAATGCCTCGGTAGATACGCTCCGTTATGAAGAAGTTACCGATCTGGGCGGCGCTTTGCGTACCGTACTGGGTTCGCCTACGGTAGCAAGCAAAGCATGGGTGTACAACCAATATGATTACATGGTACGCACCAGTACTGCGGTTCGTCCGGGTTCCGATGCGGCAGTGGTAACCATTCATGGCACCCGCAAAGGTCTGGCCATGACGACTGACTGCAACGGCCGTTATGTCTATCTGGACCCTGAAGTGGGCGGACGCATTGCTGTCAGCGAAGCGGCGCGCAACATCGTTTGCTCCGGTGCCCAGCCGCTGGCGATTACGGACAACCTGAACTTCGGAAGTCCGGAGAAGCCGGAGATCTTCTGGCAGATGGAACGGGCGGTAGACGGTATGGCGGAAGCTTGCCGGGTGCTGGATACGCCGGTTATCGGCGGGAATGTCAGCCTGTATAACGAGAATGCCTCCGGGTCCATCTACCCGACACCTGTTGTTGGCATGGTCGGTCTCATTGAAGATACGGATCACATTACAACCCAGGCCTTCAAGCAGGAAGGCGATGCTGTACTGCTGCTGGGCGTGACGAAGGCAGAGCTGGGCGGCAGTGAATTCCAGTATGCCGTTCACGGCGTGACCGAAGGCCGTCCGCCGGCGCTGGACTTGGCGACAGAGCGCAAGCTGCTGGATGCCGTACTCGCTGCCATCCGCAGCGGTCGGGTGCGCTCGGCGCATGACCTGTCTGAAGGCGGTCTGGCCGGAGCACTGGCAGAGAGCTGCATCAGCGGCAGCATCGGCGCGAATATCGAACTGTCTGCGGGCGGATTACGCCCGGATGTGGCGCTGTTCAGCGAGAGCCAGTCCCGTATTATCCTGACTTCCGCGCCTGAGCATGCAGAGGAGCTGAAGGCGGCAGTTGCCGCATACGGCGTGCCTGTAGAGATCATTGGAACCGTGGGCGGAGAGCGCCTGCGCGTTACACTGGACGGCTCGTCTGCACTGGATGAAGCTGTTACCGAACTCAAGACCATTTGGGAGGATGCTATTCCATGTCTGATGAAATAAAGACCGGGAACAAGCAGGAAACCCCTATCCTGTGGACCGGCGACTTTTACAATGAAGGAACGGGCTCGGGAGATATTTTTGATACGTTAAAAGAAGAATGCGGCGTCTTCGGGGTCTTCGGACACCCGGAGGCCGCCTCCATGTCCTATTATGGCCTGCATGCTCTGCAGCACCGGGGAGAAGAGAGCGCGGGCATCTGCGTGGCGGATGGGCGCGACTTCAACTATCACCGCGGCATGGGCCTGGTGAAAGAAGTCTTCGATAAAGACAAAATCGCTTCACTGGTGGGAGACATGTCCATCGGCCATGTGCGGTACTCCACCAGCGGAGACAGCCGGCTGACCAATGCGCAGCCGCTGGTCTTCAAATACCGTGACGGTGATCTGGCGATTGCCACGAACGGCAATATCGTTAACGAACCGCTGATCCGCAAGCAGCTGGAGCAGGGCGGCTCGATCTTCCAGACGACTAGTGATACCGAGGTGCTGGCGCATCTGATTGCACGTTCACAGAAGGATTTTGTCGAAGCGACGAAGGATGCCTTGTCGCAACTGGTCGGCGGATTCGCCTTCCTCTTGATGACCAATGACAAGCTGATTGTCGCCTCAGATACCCACGGACTTCGTCCGCTTGTAATGGGCCGCCTGGGCGAAGCCTATGTCTTCGCTTCTGAATCCTGTGCGCTCGAAGTGATCGGCGCCGAGCTGGTGCGTGATATCGAGCCCGGCGAGCTGCTGGTGCTGGACCAGAACGGTTTCCGTGAAGAACGCTTCGCAGAGCCTAAGCGCAAAGCGCTGTGCGCGATGGAGTACATCTACTTCGCCCGCCCGGACAGCGACCTGAACGGCTCCAACCTGCACTCCGCCCGCAAGCGGATGGGCAGCCGTATGGCGCTCGAAGCCTTCGTGGATGCGGATATTGTCACCGGCGTGCCGGATTCCAGTATCTCCGCCGCCATCGGCTATGCCGAGCAGACGGGCATCCCGTACGAGCTGGGGCTGATCAAGAACAAGTATACCGGCCGCACGTTCATCCAGCCCAGCCAGGAACTGCGTGAGCAGGGCGTCAAGATGAAGCTCAGCGCGGTACGCCGCGTCGTGGAAGGCCAGCGTGTAGTGATGATCGACGATTCGATCGTGCGAGGTACCACCTCACGCCGGATCGTCAACCTGCTGCGCGAAGCCGGAGCCTTAGAGGTCCACGTGCGGATTACATCGCCGCCGTTCAAGAATCCGTGCTTCTATGGCATTGATACCCCGGACCGCCGGGAGCTGATTGCCTCTTACAAGACCATCGCTGAGATGTGTGAGGAGATCAACGCTGATTCCCTGGCGTTCCTCTCTCCCGAGGGGCTGATCCAGTCCATCGGCGGCTATAATAGTGACGACTATAAAGGCGGCCTATGCCTGTCTTGCTTCGACAATGATTACCCGACGCAGGTGGATTTCGGCGGGGAAGAGAAGGACGGATGCTCGTGTTAGGCGGAACATCCGCCTAACACTGTGGGGCTCATCCCCCTAAGTTCCCCTTGCGAAGGGGGATTCCGGAAGTTTGGTGGTCTGTTTCTGCTCTAAACTTGCTAAGGAGGCTTGGGTGCGGGTGCCCGCTTTGTCCCTATGTGCTGCGCACGGACGGGATGCACTTATGCGGTGCTGCCCCCCCGGCGGCCAGCGGTCCGCCGGGCCCACTGGCTCCAGAATCTGTCCTATTTGCTGCGCAAATCCGGAGATTCTGTCGCCTAAGAAGCCCGCACGGCTTCGCCCCGTGCGGAGAAGAGCTCCCACCCCCGTCCTGTTTGCTAACGCAAAAACGGGGGACCGGTCGCCTAAGGAGGCGCTGTGCGAAGCCCAGCGCCGACCCCTTGCCGCTGTGCAAGGCGCGAAGCTTCGGCTTGCGGCAGAGGTTTGAACTGCGGTGGTGTGAGTCATGGAGAGGAATTTTGGAACTGTAGGAGCGGTAGCGTCCGCCTTTATGGCCCGATTTCTACCGCAAATAGCGGTATCAATCAGGAAATCGGGCCATAACAGCGGCCGGAAGTCCAAATATTCTTTGTAATGACGACTATAACGACCCTATCATTTCAAATCCCTGCCGCCCCGAACCCGCGCTCTAAACTAATCTAAATGAGGTGTCCAAACGTGTCAGAAGCGTACAAGAAAGCCGGAGTGGATATTGCGGCTGGCAATGAAGCAGTAGAACGCATGAAAAAGCATGTGAAGCGCACATACCGTCCGGAAGTGATGACGGAGCTGGGCGGCTTCGGCGCCCTGTTCGGCCTGAATAAGGACAAGTACGAAGAGCCGGTTCTCGTGTCGGGAACAGATGGTGTGGGCACGAAGCTGAAAATCGCGTTCGCGGCTGACCGCCACGACACGATTGGCATCGATGCTGTCGCCATGTGCGTGAATGACATCGTGGTACAGGGTGCTGAGCCGCTGTTCTTCCTCGATTATCTGGCCTGCGATAAGGTCGTGCCGGAGAAGATCGAAGCCATCGTAGCCGGGATCGCGGAAGGCTGTCATCAGGCGGGCTGCGCCCTGATCGGCGGCGAGACCGCCGAGATGCCGGGCATGTATGCAGCTGGCGAATATGATATCGCCGGATTCACCGTAGGTGTGGCCGATAAGGCGAAGCTGGTAACCGGATCAGATATTGCTCCAGGAGACACAGTTATCGGGCTGGCTTCGAGCGGGATTCACAGCAATGGCTTCTCGCTGGTGCGCAAGCTTTTGCTGGAGGAAGACGGTTACGGCCTGGATGAGGTTGTGCCGGAGCTGGGAGCGCCGCTGGCGGACGTTCTGCTGGCCCCGACCCGGATCTACGTGAAGCCGCTGCTTGCTCTGCTCGAACAGCTTCCGGTCAAGGGCATGGCCCATATTACCGGCGGCGGGTTCATCGAGAACATTCCGCGTGTATTGCCGGATAATGTAAATGTAGAGATCAACTACGGCTCCTGGCCGATTCAGCCGGTCTTCAGCCTGATGCAGAGTAAGGGGCAGGTCAGCAACCGCGACATGTTCACAACGTTCAATATGGGCGTGGGGCTGGTGCTGGTAGTGGCGGAAGCGGACGGAGAGCGTGCGCTGGAACTGCTTAAGGCCAGCGGGGAAGAGGCTTACCGGATCGGCACGGTTACTGAAGGAGAGCGCATTGTTACCTTCACGGGAGCTGAAGTCTGATGGAGTGGAGCCGAATCGCTGTCTTTGCCTCCGGAACGGGCAGCAATTTCGCTGCACTGGTCCAGGCACAGCGGGAGGGCAGGCTGGGCGGAGGCAGCATAGAGCTGCTGGTCTCGGATAAACCGGAAGCGCCTGTAGCACAGCGGGCAGAGGAGGCAGGAATTCCTGCTCTGCTGTTGCGGCCGAAGGACTTCGCGGGCCGGGAGCAGTACGAGGCCGCGATTGTGGCTGAATTGCAGCGCCGGAACATCGGACTGGTGGTGCTGGCCGGTTATATGCGGCTAATCTCCCCTGTTCTGCTCACACCGTATGCCGGACGGATCATCAACATTCATCCTTCGCTGCTGCCGGCTTTTGCCGGGAAGGACGCGATCGGGCAGGCGCTGGAGTATGGCGTGAAGCTGACAGGCGTGACCGTGCATTTTGTCGATGGAGGCATGGATACCGGACCGGTGATTGCCCAGCGCAGCGTGGAGGTCCAGTCTGGAGATACCGCTGAATCGCTGGCTGCACGTATCCATCAGGTGGAATACGCGCTGTATCCTGAGGTAGTGAGTGCTTTTGCCGCCGGAAAAGTAGAATTGAACGGAAGAATGGCGACCATTGGCGATTAATAGAAGTAGCTGTATATTTCTCGGGAAATACTGCTGAGGCGTCAGAAATTGACGGAAGCTCTGGCGGCATGGCCGGAAATTGCGAAAATACAGGTTTGCTGGCATAAGGACAGAAGCACAAATATCAGGACAGATACACCAGGGAATTCTAAATTAATAGTTTGTTCTACAGGATTCGTTGCTGTAATCATCCGGAGTTCATCCGGCAAACATTCATAGGCACGGGGATCATTTGATTTAAAGGTTCAGTATTCCCAACTCAATAAGCTAAGCTGCTGGAACAGGTGGATTTTCTCCATCTAATCTGGCTGATATATGCGATGAACGGAGCATAAGTGGAAAAAGTACAGCTAATCCGGCCCCAATCGAATGATTGACCTTATCTGGCGTCATTTAGGTGTGTATTTTCCAACTACTGCCCCGCTACGTGCTTCCCCGCCGGAATTAGATGACAAAAATCCAACTAAATCAGCTACGCCAATGAGTGGGTACAAGCCGTCTTCAAGAGCAGCCGATTCATCAAGTAACTCTTACAACACCCCAATAATCTAGCGAGAATCCAGAGGAGGACTATTCAAAGTGAGTATCAAGAGAGCGCTGGTCAGCGTATCGGACAAACAGGGCATCGTGGATTTTTGCCGCGAGTTGTCTGCATTAGGCGTAGAAATTATCTCCACAGGCGGCACCAGCACACTTCTCGCGAAGGAAGGCGTTCCGGTCATTGGCATCTCTGATGTTACCGGCTTCCCTGAGATCATGGACGGACGCGTCAAAACCTTACATCCAGCCGTACACAGCGGCCTGCTGGCCGTTCGTGACAACGAAGAGCATACCCGTCAGATGAATGAGCTTGGCCTTGATTACATCGACCTCGTCGTGGTGAATTTGTATCCGTTCGCGGAGACGATTGCCAAGCCGGATGTGTCTTATGAAGAGGCTATCGAGAATATCGATATCGGCGGACCGACGATGCTGCGTTCTGCGGCGAAGAACCATGCGTTTGTCAGTGTGGTGGTCGATGCGGCTGACTATGCGAATGTGCTTGAAGAAGTACGCGCCTGTGGAGATACAACCCTTGCAACCCGCAAACGTCTTGCGGCCAAAGTCTTCCGCCATACGGCGGCTTACGACGCCCTGATTGCCGATTATCTGGCGAATGTCACCGGTGAACCGCTGCCGGAGCGCTATACGGTCACTTATGAGAAAATCCAGGATCTGCGCTACGGGGAGAACCCGCATCAGAAGGCTGCGTTCTACCGCAAGCCGCTGGCTGCACAGGATACGCTGACGGCTGCTGAGCAGCTGCACGGCAAAGAGCTGTCCTACAACAATATCAATGACGCGAACGCGGCGCTCCAGATTGTCAAAGAGTTCGAAGAGCCTGCCGTTGTAGCCGTGAAGCATATGAATCCTTGCGGAGTCGGCGTGGGCACAAGTGTCTATGAAGCATATCAAAAAGCGTACAATGCGGACCCTACCTCCATCTTCGGCGGAATTGTGGCAGCCAACCGGATTATTGATGCGGACACGGCTAATCTGCTGAAGGATATTTTCCTCGAAATCGTCCTGGCCCCGGGCTTCACAGAAGAAGCGCTGGAGATCCTGACGAAGAAAAAGAATATCCGCCTGCTTAAACTGGGCAACCTCAGCACCGCTTCATCCCGCAAGAGCAGCTTTGTGGTTACCTCCGTTGAAGGTGGAATGGTGGTGCAGGAGAGCGATGTACACTCTGTGAATCCTGAGGAATTGCAAGTTGTAACTAACCGCAAGCCTACGGAAGAAGAGCTGAAGCAGCTGTTGTTCGGCTGGAAGGTCGTGAAGCATGTGAAGTCCAATGCCATTGTGCTTGCGGCTGACGATATGACAGTCGGTGTAGGTGCAGGACAGATGAACCGTGTCGGTGCGGCCAAGATTGCCATTGAACAAGCAGGCGAGAAAGCAAAGGGTGCTGTGCTGGCATCAGACGCCTTCTTCCCGATGGGCGATACCCTGGAAATGGCTGCGAAGGCGGGCATTACGGCAGTTATTCAGCCGGGAGGCTCGATCAAGGACGAGGAATCGGTTAAGGTTGCCAATGAATACGGCATTGCCATGGTCTTCACCGGCGTACGCCACTTCAAACACTAGCACGCTGGGAGGATCAGAGCCTTATGGATATTTTAGTAGTCGGCGGCGGCGGACGCGAGCATGCGATCATCTGGAGCTTGTCCCGCAGTCCCCGTGCCGGTAAAATCTACTGCGCCCCCGGCAATGCCGGGATTGCGCAGCTTGCGGAATGTGTGCCGATCGGCGTCTTCGAGTTCGATAAGCTGACCGCTTTTGCGAAGGAGAAGAAGGTGGGCCTGGTAGTCATCGGACCGGATGATCCGCTCGCTGCAGGCATTGTGGATGCCTTCGAAGCCCAGGATATTCCTGTATTCGGCCCGCGGAAGAATGCCGCAGAGATTGAGGGCAGCAAGACCTTCATGAAGGATCTGCTGCATAAATACAGCATTCCGACAGCCGCATATGAGAAATTCAGCGATTATGAGACAGCCCTGTCTTATCTGCGGAGCCAGGAGCTGCCGATTGTCATCAAGGCGGACGGCCTGGCCGCAGGCAAAGGGGTAACCGTGGCATATTCCCGGGAGGAGGCGGAGCAGGCCCTTCAGGAGATCATGGTCGACAAGGTCTTCGGGGAAGCAGGGGCGCAGGTAGTCATTGAGGAGTTCCTTGCCGGGCAGGAAATGTCGATTCTGGCGTTTGTGGATGGCGAAACGGTGCGGCCGATGGCTGCGGCTCAGGACCATAAGCCTGTATTCGACGGCGATAAAGGACCTAATACGGGAGGCATGGGGACGTATTCCCCGCTGCCGCATATCGATGAAGCGATCATCCGTGAAGCGGTGGAGACGATTATTGAGCCGACAGCCAGAGCGATGGTGGCTGAGGGGCGGCCCTTCAGCGGAGTGCTGTTCGCGGGACTAATGATCTCGCCGGACGGCAGACCGAAGACGATTGAGTTCAATGCCCGCTTCGGGGACCCGGAGACCCAGGTAGTTCTTCCCCGGCTGCGAAGCGATCTGCTGGAGATCTTCCTGGCTGTGACCGAAGGCAGACTCGCCGATATTCCGATTGAGTGGAGCATTGATGCGGCAGTCTGCGTGGTCCTGGCCTCGGAGGGGTATCCCGGGCCTTACCCGAAGGGAGTGCCGATCAGCGGGCTGGAAGACAGCAGCTCTGCGCTGGTCTTCCATGCCGGAACCGCACGCAGTGAAGACGGAGGCTGGGTGACCACCGGCGGCCGTGTGCTTGGGGTGGTAGGCCTGGGGGCAACCATTGCCGAAGCACGTACATCGGCCTATGCCAGTGCGGAGACTATTACGTTTGCGGGTAAACAGAACCGCAGTGATATCGCAATGAAGGCACTGGTCTGAGGAGAAAGTCCCAAAAAAAGGACTGACAAGTTGTAGGAGAAGTGCTATAATACAACTCGTACGGGGGAAAATGTGCGGATATATACAGATAAAGGGTCTTTCCTTTCTAAGGAAAGGCCTTTTTTAAAATAGAGAAATTCATATGTTTCACGCTATACATTATCCTTCTATTCTCGCCGAAACGGTACCGTCCCTAAAAGGACGGCACAGCCGTTTCCACTTGCAATTCCATAACGAATGTTATAATAGTACAATAAAAGCGATGCTTATGCGGATGTACAGTTACTGATTTAAGGGGGAATTAGTTTTGAGTAAGGTAGGAAGAAACGACTTATGCCCGTGTGGAAGCGGGAACAAATATAAGAAATGCTGCATGGAGAAAGACAGAGCGGCAGCCCAGTCAATGCTGCGGCTGGTTACCGCAGGGGATGCAGCGGCGCAAGCGCCTGTAACCATACCCGGCGTAATCGTGCACGAGGAACAGCCGGCTACGGTAAGTGCTGCCCCTGCTGCGGGCAAGCTAACGCTGCCCAAGCTGAAGAAGATGGTGGCGAAGGAGCTGAACTGGGAGCATCCGGCCCATGAACAGCTGGCGCTGGAGCTGATCGAGCACATGAGAGAGCAGTATGACCGGGAGCTGATTCTGGAAGCACTGCTGCTGTGGAACGGTTTCTCCCGCCAGACCAAGCCGGCCGTGAAGAAGACAGGCTCCTTCTGTGCGGCAATCGAATACCTGCTGTCCGAGGAATACGGCTTCATGCTGTCGCAGGCGGAGCTGGCGGACAAATACGCGGTTACTACGGCCACGATCTCCCGCAAGGTTAAAGAGATCTATAACTATGTCGAGGAATACGGCATGACCGGGGAAGCGGATGAATTGACGGCGCTGAACGGAGCGGAAACTCCGCAGGAGAAGGCACAGACCCTTCTGGCCCAAGCCATGGAGGCAACCTCTGCGAAGCGCCGGGTCCAGCTGGCGGAGAAGGCGCTGGAGCTCTATCCGGACAGCCCGGAAGCCTACCTTATTCTCGCCGAGGAAACGGAGAATGAGGATGACGCGCGGGAGCTGCTGAAGGCGGGAATCGCCGCAGGCAGACGGGAGCTGGGCGAGTCTTATTTTACGAAGCATAAAGGGTTCTTCTGGGGACTATATGAGACCCGCCCTTATATACGCATCTGCCAGAGCTACGCGGAATCCTGCTGGTTCGGCGGTAAGGCGGAGGAAGCAACAGAGATGCTGGAGCATATTCTGGAGCTGAATGAGGATGATAATACCGGTGCCCGCTATCTGCTGACTGCTGTATATCTGTATAATAACCAGCTTGAAGAAGCAGAGCGGATCATTAAGAACTACGGTGAAGAGGATGCGGCAGCGGCTTTTGCCTATGACCGGATTGTACTGGAGTTCAAGAAGAACGGTATTACCTCGCAGCTCAAAATGCTCTACCGCATAGCCCGCGGAGTGAACAAGCATGTGCCGGATTACCTGCTGGGCGTGAAGCGGCTGCCGCATAATCTTCCGGATTTTGTCGGTATGGGTGATCCCAATGAAGCGATTGAATATGTAATTATGCACTCGCGCTTGTGGGCGAGCCTGCCGGATCTGCTTAAGTGGATGCTGAAGCAATAGACACTATAGATGAAATACCAGACACAGTCCTCCGGGGCTGTGTTTTTTTATGGAGATTAGGCGTGACCTCCTTGATTTCATCTCACACCGCCTATGTATGCCAAAAACGAACACATTGGGGAGTGGCGCAGGTGGATGGGCGAATGTAATCGAAAAACCGACCACATTGGCGTTGGGATTGGGCTACGTATAAATCCCCTTGCCAATATAGTCTAATTAGACTATATTATGATGTGTAGTCTAATTAGACTAAACTATCTGAAAAGAGGTCCTCCTAATGTTATTTATTACTGGAGCAACTGGAACGGTCGGAAATCGGGTTGTACATTCCCTCAAGTCTAAGGATGTCAATTTCAAAGCCCTCACCCGGACACCGGAGAAACTGATAAGCGATCAGAGCGATCAAATGACTATCGTCACTGGCGATATTAAGGATTGCAGTGCCTGGTCAGACAGTCTGCGAGGCGTGGAGACCTTATTCCTGATCCTGCTGGATGATGCCGAAGAAATTCTGCAGGCTGCCCGGGACAAGGGTGTACGGAACATCGTGTTCTTATCCTCAGCGTCGATCAACCGCTCGGATGCCGGTTACAATGAGAACGCTATGAAACATAAGAAGGTCGAGGAGCAGATTCAGGCGTATGGCTTTCGGTATGTGTATATCCGGGCCGAGGCCTTCATGCATAATACCGTTTACTGGAGGGACCTTTTTAGATACAATAAGGGGACGATCCGGCTACCGGCTCTGGAGGCAAAGCTGGCCAGTGTGCATGAAGCAGATATTGCCGAAGTGATCAGTGAGGTTGTAGCGGATTTTGACAGATTCTCCGGGCAGGTCTTGACGCTCACAGGAGCAAATATTCTTAGCCAGCGGAACATATTGACCGAAATCTCCAAGCAGCTTGGACAATCCATTCAACTGGAGGAGCAGACGATCGGGGACTTCCGTTCTTATATGAGCAAGTATATCGCTGAAGAGTACATTACTCTTAGAGTTCAGGACTGGGAGTATAGCCTGAAGCATAAGCTCGCCGTGACGGACACGGTGCTGACGATTCTTGGCCGGGAGCCTTATACGTTCAGAGAATGGATCGCGGAGCATCACGGTGATTTTCAATAAATACAGAAAGAGGAATTCACTATTATACCCTTACTTATACTGGGTCTGCTGAAGGATTGCGGACAATCCAGCGCTTATGAATTGCTAAGTGTCTTCAAAGAACGGGATTACCGTTACCTTGTTCATATGACGAAGGGATCGCTCTATTACAACCTGCAGAAGTTAGCGGGGGAAGGTTGGGTCCGGCTGGTGGAGGTCGTTAGCGTGAACAACTATCCCGAGCAATATATCTACGAGATCACACCGCAGGGCGACGAGCATTTCAAAGCACTGATGGCCAAATATTCGCTGCAGACGGACGATATTACGTTAGCCTTTTACATGACAACGCTGTTCGCCCACCAATATGATCCTGAACAATTCAAGGCGGCTGTAGCGGTGCAGATGGAGCAGACACGGCGCAAAATTGCTGAAATTGACCATGTGCTGGATGCCAAGCAAGATAAGATCTACGATACGGCCAAATCGATGATGAATAATGTCAGAGCCCACCATGAATTGAACCTGAAATGGTTTCAGGAGCTGCTGGAACGGTAGGACGGTGTACTCCTCATACTCCCTTTTGTTTGCTGAATACAGCAGAGAAAGGGAGTATTTTTTGTGCGACAAACCTGACATGAACAAGTGGAAATGAGGAAGAATCAGGTGGTTAACAGGATAATCATGAGAAAATACCTGACATGGTCACAGTTTTTTCACAGCTTACGGAGAAACGGTAAAGGGATAAGGGGATTTTTTGCAGAAATAAGTCGAAAAGACAGAGAATAGCCGCAGGTAGAGCTTAGGGCCTGAGTCTATTGACATGGGGATGGGGGAGTTCTATGAAAGCATTAAGGAATATGGGGATTCGCGGCAAGCTGTTTTTGTCAGTGATTCTGTCTGTGGTGGTTATTTTCATGGCGGTGTCTGCAGTGATCTACAGCAATGCCAAGCAGCTTATCGTGGACGGGCTGAAGAGCTCACTGACCTATGAGAAAGGGGAGATCGGGGTGCAGGTCAATGACCTGCTGCAGCCTGCTGTGGATAGTGTGGCGCTGCTCAATGCCAACGCCTACCTCCGCGACTTCATTCTGAGGGTGAAGGATGCGCAGATGCTGAAGACTACGGACGGG is a window encoding:
- the purN gene encoding phosphoribosylglycinamide formyltransferase → MEWSRIAVFASGTGSNFAALVQAQREGRLGGGSIELLVSDKPEAPVAQRAEEAGIPALLLRPKDFAGREQYEAAIVAELQRRNIGLVVLAGYMRLISPVLLTPYAGRIINIHPSLLPAFAGKDAIGQALEYGVKLTGVTVHFVDGGMDTGPVIAQRSVEVQSGDTAESLAARIHQVEYALYPEVVSAFAAGKVELNGRMATIGD
- a CDS encoding SEC-C metal-binding domain-containing protein, with amino-acid sequence MSKVGRNDLCPCGSGNKYKKCCMEKDRAAAQSMLRLVTAGDAAAQAPVTIPGVIVHEEQPATVSAAPAAGKLTLPKLKKMVAKELNWEHPAHEQLALELIEHMREQYDRELILEALLLWNGFSRQTKPAVKKTGSFCAAIEYLLSEEYGFMLSQAELADKYAVTTATISRKVKEIYNYVEEYGMTGEADELTALNGAETPQEKAQTLLAQAMEATSAKRRVQLAEKALELYPDSPEAYLILAEETENEDDARELLKAGIAAGRRELGESYFTKHKGFFWGLYETRPYIRICQSYAESCWFGGKAEEATEMLEHILELNEDDNTGARYLLTAVYLYNNQLEEAERIIKNYGEEDAAAAFAYDRIVLEFKKNGITSQLKMLYRIARGVNKHVPDYLLGVKRLPHNLPDFVGMGDPNEAIEYVIMHSRLWASLPDLLKWMLKQ
- the purD gene encoding phosphoribosylamine--glycine ligase produces the protein MDILVVGGGGREHAIIWSLSRSPRAGKIYCAPGNAGIAQLAECVPIGVFEFDKLTAFAKEKKVGLVVIGPDDPLAAGIVDAFEAQDIPVFGPRKNAAEIEGSKTFMKDLLHKYSIPTAAYEKFSDYETALSYLRSQELPIVIKADGLAAGKGVTVAYSREEAEQALQEIMVDKVFGEAGAQVVIEEFLAGQEMSILAFVDGETVRPMAAAQDHKPVFDGDKGPNTGGMGTYSPLPHIDEAIIREAVETIIEPTARAMVAEGRPFSGVLFAGLMISPDGRPKTIEFNARFGDPETQVVLPRLRSDLLEIFLAVTEGRLADIPIEWSIDAAVCVVLASEGYPGPYPKGVPISGLEDSSSALVFHAGTARSEDGGWVTTGGRVLGVVGLGATIAEARTSAYASAETITFAGKQNRSDIAMKALV
- the purH gene encoding bifunctional phosphoribosylaminoimidazolecarboxamide formyltransferase/IMP cyclohydrolase, which translates into the protein MSIKRALVSVSDKQGIVDFCRELSALGVEIISTGGTSTLLAKEGVPVIGISDVTGFPEIMDGRVKTLHPAVHSGLLAVRDNEEHTRQMNELGLDYIDLVVVNLYPFAETIAKPDVSYEEAIENIDIGGPTMLRSAAKNHAFVSVVVDAADYANVLEEVRACGDTTLATRKRLAAKVFRHTAAYDALIADYLANVTGEPLPERYTVTYEKIQDLRYGENPHQKAAFYRKPLAAQDTLTAAEQLHGKELSYNNINDANAALQIVKEFEEPAVVAVKHMNPCGVGVGTSVYEAYQKAYNADPTSIFGGIVAANRIIDADTANLLKDIFLEIVLAPGFTEEALEILTKKKNIRLLKLGNLSTASSRKSSFVVTSVEGGMVVQESDVHSVNPEELQVVTNRKPTEEELKQLLFGWKVVKHVKSNAIVLAADDMTVGVGAGQMNRVGAAKIAIEQAGEKAKGAVLASDAFFPMGDTLEMAAKAGITAVIQPGGSIKDEESVKVANEYGIAMVFTGVRHFKH